A segment of the Capricornis sumatraensis isolate serow.1 chromosome 8, serow.2, whole genome shotgun sequence genome:
CACACTCCACCACCAGGGCCTTGCCAGCGGCTCCACAATTGTGGGGCTCACAGAGGACTCGTGCGGCCCCTTGCTCCAAACCTTAGCTCTCCAAGCTGGCAGCGGCGGGAGTTAGAGCAAGCCCGGCTTCCACTCTGAGCCCCGGCCGGCCTGACGCCCCCTCCTCGTGTGGGTggctccctggggctgggccCTGCCTGCTGCGGTTGGACAGCCAATGTGGGGACGAGACAGGCGCAGTCGCGGGGAAGGGGAGACAGCCAGGCTGTGCGGCAGGACCCCCACGGCCAGGACACCCCGCTCTGACTGTGGCTTCTCCTTCAACAGGTTGGGCCGGTGCTGGCAGGGGGCGCTGAGACTGAGATCTCGGCGGGGCCCTCTTCCGACGCTCCCCGCACTTTGCAGCAGGGTGGGTGGGAAGCACAGTAGTGGGGGTCCCGCTCCGACGCCTGCCTGTTCctggggggctggggctgggccggGTCCTATGACCAGGCCACCGGTGCCCCCAGGAGGGGGGGAGCCCCCCATGGCCTGAGGTCTCAGTGTGAGGGCTGTGGGGGTCCCTGCGGGGGTCTCTGTGGGCATGCTCCTCCTGAACGGTGGGCCGCACTGGCCCGGCCCTCCGTGCCCCCAGGAGCAGAGCTGCTGAAGGGTTGGGGCAGGCAGGCGGCAGGAACACCGGCCACGCCCAGCTGCACActgccctgcctgcccccacctTGCCGTGCCCCTCGCGGCACCTCCTTGGGCCTGGACATGCTCTGACGACCCCTGCCGACCCCGAGGGTGtgaccccactcccacccctcctGCACCCCCGTGACCCTAGCAGAGCCCCGGCCCCCCAGAGCTGCCACCCCAAGCCCCCCAGTTGCTCTGGGGCTGGTGACAATTAAACACGCCCCACCCGAGTCACTAGCAAACCGTGGTGGGCTCAAGGGGGCCGGGGCCCAGTGAGAGCGGCCAGGTGGgaaggggcttcctggaggaaggcagtGGAAGGACTGCCCAGGCCGGGCCTGcttggtggggctggggagggggtggtggccgGGAGGCTGGGCCCGCACCTCCCTCCACCTGGCGCCGCTCGGAACACTTGTCCTGGTCACCCCAGGCGGCCTCCTTGCCTGGGCAGACCGAGCTGGCTGCTGCTGGGCAGATGGGATGGTGGGCAAGGTCCCCAGGGGTCACCCTCGTGAGTGACCTGGCCGCCCGGGCCATTTGCTCCAAGGCAGCGGGGCCAGGAGATGGGGCACCCTCCAGACACCCACAGTGCCCGCACCCCAGCGGGCACCACAGCCGCTCCTGGGCTCACACCGGACctcaccacccccatcccctgtGAGTCTGTGGGCCCGTGGGGGAGAGTGCAGACGGCCCAGGGGGTGGGCGGCGGTCGCTGTCTGCAGTGGCTTCTCAGGCCGTCTCTGCGCCACCCCAGGGCTCCGCTGGGCACTCGTGGCCGCCGCCGTGGTAGCGGGCATCCTCCTCACTTCCTGCCTGCTCTGCACCGTCCGCTGCCGCCGCCGTGGGCGCCGCAGGAAGAGGCCCAGAGACAAGGAGGCTGTGGTCCCGGGCACCGCCGAGCTCAGCACCACCACCCACCTGGTGAGAGGCGGGCAGCCGGCTCCCCGTGGGCCAGGGCCGGGGCAGCCCGGGGGCCAGGCTTGGGGGCCAGCTCCGCCCCCAGGGTGGTCTGGTCTGCCCAGGGCAGAGGCGGGGGCCTTCCCCACAGGGGAGGTGACGAACCAAGGTGAGCAGGGGCTCGGGCCACCAGGAGCTGCAGAGGTTCCGGGGGAAGGCAGTGGCCTGAGAGGCGGATTGGGGGGTGTCGTGGCCAGTCCCGCAGGGCCGAGCGGAGCGTGGCCTTCTAGTGGCCTGGACATCTGCTCCGCCGTGGCCCCGCTGCCTGCGGGGCGGGGGCTCTGACGGGCACAGGGTGCCCACACAGCGGTCAGCATTCTCGTGACACCACCCAGGTGCAGCCGGAGTTGGGTAACGTGGCATCTGGACCTGGAGGGGCCCAGCAGTGGGGACGCCTGCAGCTGTCCCTGGAGTACAACTCTGGAAGCCAGGAGGTGAGGGGGTCCCAGACGATGTGTGGGATTTTGGAGGGGTGATGAGTGAAGGGCGGGTGCCCAGTGCCGGGTGGCGCAGGGCTGACCGGGGAGGGGCCCCTTGCTAAAACAGCCCCCTGGCTGCTAGATCAGGGTGGGCCTCAAGCAGGCCGCAGACCTGAGGCCCGGGGCCCCGGGCGGCACGGCGGACCCCTACGCCCGCCTGAGCCTGTCCCCGGACGCCAGGCGCGTGCACGAACGAAGGTGCATCGTGGCACGCTGTGCCCCGTGTTCGAGGAGACCCGCTCCTTCCACGTGAGTCAGGGCTGGGCCCGGGGGGCTGGGCGGGGCGGCCGGGCGGCTCACACCCCTCCCGCAGGTGCCGCCTGCGGAGCTGCCCAGGACCACAGGCACCTCTCCCAGCACCGACCGCTGGGCGCGCTCAGCCTGCCGCTGGGCTCCGTGGACCTGCAGCACGTGCTGGAGCTCTGGCGCCCGCTGGGCCCGCCCGCCGCAGCCGAGGTGAGCCCGCCCGCCCCGGGCTCCTGCCCCCCACCTGGCTCCGCATGCTGGGGGCGCAGCTGAGGCCCTCTCATGCCCCCCACAGCCTGAGCAGACGGAGGAGCTCTGCTTCTCACTCTGCTACGTGCCCGGCCCGGGCCGGCTGACCGTGGTCGTGCTGGAGGCCCGAGGCCTGAGCCCGGCGCTGGCAGGTGAGAGCTGGACCCACCTCCccatgtggacagaggaacccagggcTCAGCCCTCAGACCTGGGAGGCCCTCTGACCCCTTTCGCTCTCCCAGACCCCTATGTGAAGATGCATGCTGAACCAGAGGaagtggaaaaggagaaagaCGTCGGCCAGGAAGGGCACGGCCACCCCTTACTGCAACGAGGCCTTCACCTGCCTCGTGCCCTTCAGCCAGATCCAGgtgggctgcctggaggagggggcgggaGAGAACCTCACTCGGGGCCAAACTGACCGctgtctctctccccctcctcctacACCTCTGCCTGCTTCTACCCAGAGCGTGGATCTGGTGCTGGCCGTCTGGGCCCGGGGCCCACAGCTGCGGGCCGAGCCTGTCGGCAAGGTGCTGCTGGGCGCCCGGGCCTCTGGGCAGCCTCTCCAGCACTGGGTGGACATGCTGGCCCAGGCCCGGCGGCCCGTCACCCAGTGGCACCGCCTGCAGCCAGCCAGGGAGGTGGACCAGGCCCTGGCCTTGCAGTCCCGCCTGCGTCTGCCCTTGCCTGGCTTCTGAGGGcagccctgggcctgggcctCCCCGTGCGCATTGCCCCAGGGCCTGTGGTAATAAACGCCTCCCCTCCACCGTGTGTCCTTCCTGAGCTCCGCAGGCCCGGCGGGGTCAGGGGCTCCTGACACCGCCATGGCCCCTCCCGTGGACAGGGAGAGGGTCTCCTCTCGTGGCTCAGCCAGGCCTCTGACTTGCGCCTGACCCCTGAGTGAGGGCAAAGGGGCCCCTCCAGGCCCGCTGGGGATGATCCAGGAGAAGGGGCCCCCATCTGTGACTAGAGAGTTAGAGACGGGCCCCTGGGGACACACCGGGCAAGAGCGAGATGTTTGGGGGGGTGGTGACAGTGGGCGGAGGGAACTCCAATTCCTGGGGCCACCCCAGTCCCCCACAAAGCCCCCAAACCGACTGGATGATGGTGCGGGGCCTCCCCTGCACGCGCAGCAGGGGGCAGTAGATGCCTGCAGAAGCCACCCTGGGGCCTTTGGGGGCTCAGCCTGGCCCAGAAAGCAGCTCTAATCCCCACACATCTGGACGGCTTTAGCTCTCCCGGACCCTCCCCGTGGCCGAGAAGCCCCAGCTCGGAGGATGCCAAGTCATGGTCGTCCGGATGCCTCTGCTGGGCGGGGGCCTGGGCGGGGGGCCgcaggcccagggctggggtgaggagggTAGTGTGCTGGGCCTGCCTGAGCAGCCAGGCGGGCCCTGGGCCCCCTCGGGTCAGGGAGAGGTTCCCAGGCGGGTGGCGCCGAAATCCTGAGTTTGAAGAATGTGTTCTGAGCTGTGCGGGGAGCCAGCCCACGGGCAGGGTGGTCGGGCAAGGCTGCACGTCCATCTGGGACCTCCCGTCCAGCTCTGAGAGGAAGATGGGATCCCACCCCTGGAGGGCAGTCACTCTACCCTCAGCCCAGAGCCCCCGGTGCTGCTGCAGGCCGCAGAGGCTGTGTCTGGGGTCCGGCCTTGCCCCAGGCCAGCCTGAGGCAGGGAGCACTTGAGCAGCTCATGCCCAAGCTGCCCACTGGGCTAGAGGGGACTGTGGGCAGCAGAGTGTGAGCGGGCTGCTGTTTCCTGGGGGGCCCAGAGGCCTGGGAAAGCCGAGGGCGACCCAGAGTGGACCCTGACTCTGGACAGACAGGGCTGGGCAGGAGTGACCCCTCGGCTGACCCCTGAGCTGGCACCACGGCTGCTGAGGCAGTCACGCTGTCCTCGGGCTCCTTGCAAGATGCGAGGGAGGCGACTCGAAGTCGTCACCTCGCCCTAAATAGACCAACCCAGCCTCAGCACCCCCTCCCAAGACTTCTTGGCCTGGATGGCAGTGGCGGCGGTGGCGGGGCCAGGCCAGGCGGCTGGGCAGGTGGGGAGGTCCCTGTGCCCCCATTGGTCTGAGGAGGACTCCATGCCCTTTCTGAGCGGGGGCCCAGCCCGGGGGAGGCCATTTATAGCCCTCCCCCGGACCCACCAGCCCGACTCGCCACTGCCGGCCTGATCTCGGTCCCAGCGCCACTGCCCAGACGCGAGGTGaggccggcccggcccgccgaGGCCAGCACGGGCGCGTCTGGAGCGCGCTCGCAGAGGGACTTCTCAGGGCGAGGGTGGGGGTCCGGGGTCTGAGGGCTTCTGCAGAGCAGAGGGCTGCAGGGAGACGCCTCCGGAGGGGGCTGGCATGGCATGGGGTCCCGGACGGCACGGTGACAGCCAGGCCTCGGCTCTGAGCCTTGGGAAGGGGGCTTCGCGGCGTGAGGGACCCCAGGCCCTACCGGGGGGCAGCGTCTTCTGTGCACTTGGGCCAGAAGCCGAAGGAACAGGGCTAAAAATAACCGGCGGCTCAGGCGGCCACCTGCGCTGGCCAGACCCACCCTCCCGTGGGGACAGCTGCAGCAACTCCAGGCCCGCGGGGACATTTCGGGCACCCTGTCTCCTCTTACTGCTCCCCCCCCGCCCTGGGGAATTCCAAGACGTGCCCCTgaaggaggtgggggcggggggtgggctgCTGTTCTCCTGGCCCCACCGGGTACAGGGCAGGCGGGCAGGGGTCCTGACCCCTCACCTTTCTCTCCCACAGGCTATCAGCTCAGGAGCGCACGATGGGGGAGTAAGTGTAACCCCCGGCCTGCTGCCCATGGGGCCCCCGCCCCCCAGTGCTGGGTGGGGGTCTCTGCGTGTCCCCACCTGGCCACCCCATGTACCCGCCCACCCCATCACACAGCCCCATGGCGCtaacctctcttctctctcccctacCCCCTGCCCGCCCTCCTGGGACAGTGAGGAGGTGAGTACCAGCTTGGGGGTGAAACACTGAGGGGATGGGACCCCCAAGTCAGGACAGgcctgaagctggagctccaaggCCCAGGGAGACTGACTCTCACCCTGTGGGTGaaactgccccaccccaccccccgagACACTGAGAAACAGAGGAAGTGGCCTTCCCGTTGGCCCCTCCCACAGGCCAGGGGAAGTGGGCTGCGGCCTGGTCACTGGGGAGTCGCTTCTTCTTTCTCTTGGctgcaccccgcccccacccccggggcCCGAGGgtctcccctgccctcctcccgccTTCCCTGTCCGAAGTCTCTTCTCCagaccccaggcctccccaccAGAAGGGCCGCCCCGGCAAAGGGTCACCACGCGGCCCCGTGTCCTAGGCCCGTGTTCCCCACCAGGCCCAGGCCCTGCCGTGCCTCGGGCAGGATGCACGGCTGGCCGAGTGGGCAGGGAAGGGTGCGGGGTGCCAGGACGCCCCACCGGCCGGCCCTGACGGCacctcctctcccctgccctgcAGAAACGCAACAGGGCCATCACGGCCCGCAGGCAGCACCTGAAGGTAAGTGAGGGCCCGGGGAGGGCGGCCCGGGGGCTCAGCGGCCTGGCCAGCCGCGCCCTCACTGcccgctgcccccaccccacccccagagcgTCATGCTGCAGATTGCGGCCACTGagctggagaaggaggagggccGCCGGGAGGCGGAGCGGCAGAACTACCTGTCAGAACACTGCCCGCCACTGCACCTGCCCGGCTCCATGTCTGAAGTGCAGGTACCCGGGGCCCCCGCATCGTGGGCCCTGTTCCTGGCCTGGCCCGTCCACCCCCGGGTCGGGAGGACGGGCGGGGTGGTCAGGGTGGGTGGAGGCCAGCCGTGGGGGTCGCCCGCTCGCCCACCCGTGACCTCCGCCGCCAGGAGCTCTGCAGGCAGCTGCACGCCAAGATCGACGCGGCCGAGGAGGAGAAGTACGACATGGAGGTGAGGGTGCAGAAGAGCGCCAAGGAGGTgagcggcgggggggggggcgcgtGGGCCGGGCGCGGGCTGCCCTGACGGCGGGGCCCGGTCCCCgacgcccgcccgcccagcctcGCTGCCCGCCCTGCAGCTGGAGGACATGAACCAGAAGCTGTTCGACCTGAGGGGCAAGTTCAAGCGGCCCCCGCTGCGCCGCGTGCGCATGTCGGCCGACGCCATGCTGAAGGCGCTGCTGGGCTCCAAGCACAAGGTGTGCATGGACCTGCGGGCCAACCTCAAGCAGGTCAAGAAGGAGGACACCGAGAAGGTAGGCCGCCCCCGGCGGCGGGGGGCTCAGCCTCGGGGCCCGCCTGCGGGGGCCGGATGCGGGGCGGCGGGGAGGCGGCGCCGGCCTGAGCCCTGTCCCGCCTGCAGGAGCGCGACCTGCGCGATGTGGGCGACTGGAGGAAGAACATCGAGGAGAAGTCGGGCATGGAGGGCCGCAAGAAGATGTTCGAGACCGAGTCCTAGGCCCCTCGCCCCGGCCGCCGCCCGCGCCCCTGGCACCGGCGGGCCCTGAGGCTGACTTGGCGCCTGTCAATAAAGGATTCCAACCCCCACGCCTGCTCCTCCCTGCCCTGGTCCGGCGCCGCCCTATCCACAGGCCGCCCTGGGAAGGCCCCGAGACTGTGCCTGGGCTTGGCGTGGGGGAGCCACACGCGGGCTTCGGGGGTCCCGGCTGTCCGGGCGGGTGGTCTCCAGGCCGAAAGCCCTCCTCCTCGCCCACCCACTGGGGCGGCCGGGGCGTTGCAGAGCGACACCCGGAGATGGGCGCGCGTCTGTTGTTGCTGGCATCACAGAGGCCCCCTCGGGGCCAGAAACACTGTCCTTGAGGCCCCGGTACACGCAGGGGCCTGGGGGGCCCTGGGGGGGCCTCCCTCCCCGCACAGGCAGCCCGTTCTCCCCAGCTGCCCCTCCCCAGACCCCAGGCCCCCGGAGGGGCTTGGGGGGCGGTCCTGGACCAGACTCCTGGGGGCCTCGAGGGGCTGGGGTCTGTCTCCCCTCAGAGACTGGTGACAGAATAAGGCAGCCCCTCTCTGGGCCCAGCGGGAGGCCTGCATTCCTTCCTGCCCCCCCCCGGCCCTGCCACCCCCCACATCAGGACACAATGTCCCTGGCAGGCCCAGATGGGACTGTCACAGCAAGGCCGCCTTCAGCCTCCTTCTGAGGGATGATGGCGCGGTCCGCGAAGGCCCCACGCTCAGATCTCTGGTGGGGAGGCCAGGCCGCCACTGTGATGGAGCGGCTGTCCACCCTGCCCTTGCCCTCGGGAGGCCCCCGCGATTGATGTGCAGGGGCCCGGAGCCTTGAGCGTCAAGGGAGGGACGTCAGCCCGCCCAAGGCCTTGGCCTGTCCCGCCGCCTGGCCCTGCAGCACAGGGACTGGGCTCCGTCCTGCGGGCACCTTCCTGCGGGCACCTTCCTGCGGGCACCTTCCTGCGGGCCCTCCTGCTCGGCTACCCTGTGACTCGGGGCAGGCCCAGTCCTAGCGCTCCCGGCGGCGGGAGGCGGCGCTCCAGTTGAGGCTCGCCGAGTGCGGAGCCCAGCGCGGGCAGGCAGCAGGCAGTGGGCTCCAGGACTGAGTGGGCTGCGGTGGCCAGAGCTCCCAGTGGCGGAGGCGGCACCTGCCCCCCACCCGCAAAGTGAGCCCAGCAACTGTGCAGGGAACGGGGGCGGGGCTCCCCAGGGATGCAGCCCCCACAGTCGCCACCGACTCGGTGGGTTTGGGGAATGATCTTCTTGCAAGCAAATGTCAAACACGAGGTTCCAGAGAGTGACTCCCTGGGctggggggcaggtgggggtgaCGTCGTGCTTGGGGCAGCACAGTAGACTTTTctgtgctcagttgggtccaactctgtgtgaccccagggcctgtagcctgccaagctcctctgttcatggaattatccagggaagaatactggagtgggtagccatgccctcctccagggcgtcttctcaacccagggatcgaagccacgtcTGCACTGGAGGCgaattcttaactgtctgagccacctaggaagccccctgACTTATGGGTACTTGTTGCGTTTTCCAGTGAACAAACGGCATGACAGAGAACCACGGGAACCGAGCCGAATGGGCAAACACCCACCCAACGCAGCTCGGCCTGGCTCCAcacccctctgccaccccctgaGGGTGGCGCTCCCAGGTGACCTCAGTGTCCCTGCAGCTATGTGGACATGGGCCCAATCCGGGAAGCACGTAGTCCAGCAGCGGGCAAGTGTTGAGGGCTCTGCCTTCTAGAAAGTTCTCTGCAGCCTAGAGAATGGTCGAGGCTGGAGGCTGTCACCCCTGGGGGCGGGGTGTGGGGGAAGCGGCAGTGGGTGGAGAGAGATTCAAGAGGCAGAGCCCCCAGGAAGCAGTGGACCAGAGAGACGGGGCACTCAGGCCTGTGCCCAGAGCGGGTGCAGGGCTGGCTCTGCGGGCGGAGGATGTGGCTGCTCCCAGACAGACAGCTGGGTGCAGGGGTCCGGGCTGAAGACGGGGTCTCAGCCCTGGCAACAGATGAGGGAGGCAGCGGCTCCTGGAGCGTCCGAGGTGGACGCTGCCCGGGAAGGAGCCCCAAGGACAGGAGGAGGGCAGCAAGACGTGCAGGGGACGTGCTCACCCGGGGGTGATGCTGGAGGTCAGGGAGGGACGCAGCCACAGCAAGTCCCGGGGAACCTGGCTCGTCTGGGCCGGGGAGCCGGGTGAGGCTGGAGGAGACTGGCTGGATGCTCCCGGCTGGTGTGGGGTGTGTATGGGTTTGGGCCTGCAGCTCACTCCATCCTGCCCTTGGGGAATGCCCAGACACCGGGGTCTTGGTCCCTGCACCGACCTCCAGGAAGTGACCAGGGCTCAGGGGCGGACGGCTGAGCACAGGGGCATGGGTGCACAGAGAGCCAGGACCGTCTCGGGGCCAGAAAGGAAGAGGGCAGAGCGAAGACAGAGCAAAGCAATTGAGGGGAGGTGGTCGGCAGGCATGCGGTGGCCGGTGAGAGCTCAGCGGTGGACTGAGGCTGAGTCTGC
Coding sequences within it:
- the TNNI2 gene encoding troponin I, fast skeletal muscle, which gives rise to SRSQRHCPDARLSAQERTMGDEEKRNRAITARRQHLKSVMLQIAATELEKEEGRREAERQNYLSEHCPPLHLPGSMSEVQELCRQLHAKIDAAEEEKYDMEVRVQKSAKELEDMNQKLFDLRGKFKRPPLRRVRMSADAMLKALLGSKHKVCMDLRANLKQVKKEDTEKERDLRDVGDWRKNIEEKSGMEGRKKMFETES
- the SYT8 gene encoding LOW QUALITY PROTEIN: synaptotagmin-8 (The sequence of the model RefSeq protein was modified relative to this genomic sequence to represent the inferred CDS: inserted 3 bases in 2 codons), with product MGHPPDTHSARTPAGTTAAPGLTPDLTTPIPWLRWALVAAAVVAGILLTSCLLCTVRCRRRGRRRKRPRDKEAVVPGTAELSTTTHLVQPELGNVASGPGGAQQWGRLQLSLEYNSGSQEIRVGLKQAADLRPGAPGGTADPYARLSLSPDARRVHXTKVHRGTLCPVFEETRSFHVSQGWARGAGRAAQDHRHLSQHRPLGALSLPLGSVDLQHVLELWRPLGPPAAAEPEQTEELCFSLCYVPGPGRLTVVVLEARGLSPALADPYVKMXMLNQRKWKRRKTSARKGTATPYCNEAFTCLVPFSQIQSVDLVLAVWARGPQLRAEPVGKVLLGARASGQPLQHWVDMLAQARRPVTQWHRLQPAREVDQALALQSRLRLPLPGF